Part of the Cloacibacterium caeni genome is shown below.
TGGATTTAAACCATTAATTCAAGGTGTAATTCTATGGGTGATTATAGCAACTGCTGCACTTTGGGCTGTAACAACTTTAACAAACTAATAAATTCAAAATATGAAAAATAAATTCAAAATTGGAATGTTAATACTATTCTTTAGTATTATTGCTACCAAAACTCAAGCGCAACAAATCTTTGACGGCAACATAAAAAATAATTCTTTAGCAATAAGTCCAACCGGAAATATTGCATTAGCATCAAACAGCGACGTAAATTTCGTAAGTGTTTATAATCTAAAATCTCGTAAATTAATAAAAAAGATACCTGGATTCATCAGTCCAAGAAACATCATTTTTTCGCCTGATGGAATGAAGTTTTACATCACTGACAGCAGCACCGGATTTTTAACTGTACTGGAAACAAAGAACTTTAAAATCATTGAAAAATATGCGGTAGGCTTTGGAGCATTTGGTTCAGCAATTAGCAACAATGGTCAGGAAATTTATATTAATAATGAGGCAACAAATACAGTAACGGTAATTGACCTTTCAAGTAAATCGGTAAAAAAAATAATAACAGGTTTTGCCGAACCAAGACAAGGTATTAAATTAAACGCAACAAATACAAAGATTTACGTGACCAATTTTGCCAGCGACGCTATTTCTGTTGTGGACGCAGCAACTTTAAAAATCGATACAACTATTACTGGTTTTAGCAAAATAAGAGCTATCTCTATTACTAAAGATGGTGAAACATTATTTGCTGCTAATAGTGGTTCCAATTCCATTGCAGTAGTTAATTTAAATACAGGTATAATCGCTAAAACAATTTCTGTAGGCAAAGATCCTTATGGCGCATCATTATCTTCAGATGAAAACATTTTATTGAGTGGAAATAAGGAAGATAATTCTCTTTCAATAATTGATGTATCAACATTAACTAATATTGGAGTGATAACAGGATTTAATGAACCAAGACAAGCGATTGTTTACTCTAAAAACGGTAAAAATGTATTTGTACTAAACAAAGATTTATCTATTAGTGTAGTTAATCTTTCTGAAAAGAAAATAATATATAGTATTCAGAATTAATAAATTTCCTAAAAAAGGTAAAAGGGCTAT
Proteins encoded:
- a CDS encoding beta-propeller fold lactonase family protein, which translates into the protein MKNKFKIGMLILFFSIIATKTQAQQIFDGNIKNNSLAISPTGNIALASNSDVNFVSVYNLKSRKLIKKIPGFISPRNIIFSPDGMKFYITDSSTGFLTVLETKNFKIIEKYAVGFGAFGSAISNNGQEIYINNEATNTVTVIDLSSKSVKKIITGFAEPRQGIKLNATNTKIYVTNFASDAISVVDAATLKIDTTITGFSKIRAISITKDGETLFAANSGSNSIAVVNLNTGIIAKTISVGKDPYGASLSSDENILLSGNKEDNSLSIIDVSTLTNIGVITGFNEPRQAIVYSKNGKNVFVLNKDLSISVVNLSEKKIIYSIQN